In the Nitrospirales bacterium LBB_01 genome, one interval contains:
- a CDS encoding bacteriohemerythrin — protein sequence MKITKIEVAKGIQWVEIPEANLRVLCGCPADSVKHLIKRGLILPQEVKGVACETGPNAILLSDLSLQNGEFSNLAEFPVLQMLYKQGLILPGHPNNTGHKPILIGSAAQIESQISYIYRGNYGLVSTEEIAQTGVPLEQAHDMMRLKLKFAFGRIRPTRDFIDTCILADDAVEVVNGVTLSRLQTNVFQFAYGGETVTVNLNLLTEEKYECPYPLGFRKLESEYFAVINSGEGDGWDIERPCMSSIITFQGRLYLIDAGPQISHTLAALGIDIDQVDGIFHTHAHDDHFAGLTTLMRAGRRITYFATPLVRASVTKKLCALLAIDERKFTDFFEIRDLAFDTWTDIEGLEVMPVFSPHPIETNIFIFRTLWGNGYRTYCHFADIVSLDILKNMVTQNYNEPGLDIHFFESIRSAYLTRADLKKIDIGGGMIHGDAKDFKTDKSTHILLAHRAGDLTPIEKEIGSSAVFGTCDLLISGTSPSDMHRRNAFTYLQAHLPGVPLHHIRMLVNHPIKDINPGAIILKEGETPKDVLLLISGLVEKICTRDNLYGSLRSGALIGDGVIIDNSPSLSTYRASSFVRVLKLPAGPGGLYAKVIKRNGLLEHVQKTANIRAFLETTKLFVDGLPAEVFNRIIDSVSERVYLKGDIISDKDLQIVNIICYGSVERIAGSKVLDVLKERDFFGEEGAILNVPYLYSLRVMEDMAVIQIPGKLLKNVPILSWRFLESYQQRTERFVYGNKHEDALNWHDIFSLNVAQMDIQHMHFIEIGNAIIEHLQKDIDRESLNKVFKALVDYTHYHFEDEENLMSLYQYSGIETHRKHHKELIRKVTEYIELVRNGDVPQKAAFMSFFESWVVKHLLEEDRKYGEFLNAKGIY from the coding sequence ATGAAAATAACCAAAATTGAGGTTGCAAAAGGAATCCAATGGGTAGAGATTCCAGAGGCTAATTTACGAGTCCTCTGCGGATGCCCCGCTGACTCAGTTAAACATTTGATTAAGCGAGGGCTTATCCTGCCTCAAGAGGTTAAGGGTGTCGCTTGCGAAACCGGGCCCAACGCAATACTCCTTTCAGACCTTTCACTGCAAAATGGAGAGTTTTCTAATCTTGCAGAATTTCCTGTACTTCAGATGCTTTATAAGCAGGGACTGATTCTTCCCGGACATCCTAACAATACAGGACACAAACCCATACTAATCGGTTCGGCTGCACAAATAGAATCTCAGATAAGCTATATCTACCGAGGGAACTACGGACTGGTATCAACCGAGGAAATAGCTCAGACCGGTGTACCACTTGAGCAAGCTCATGATATGATGCGTCTAAAGCTCAAGTTTGCATTTGGGCGTATTCGGCCTACCAGAGACTTCATAGACACCTGCATACTTGCTGATGATGCTGTGGAGGTGGTTAATGGTGTAACTCTAAGCCGCCTGCAAACAAATGTTTTTCAGTTTGCTTATGGAGGAGAAACTGTAACTGTTAACTTAAATCTACTTACGGAGGAAAAATATGAATGTCCATATCCTTTGGGGTTCCGCAAACTGGAATCAGAGTACTTTGCCGTTATCAACTCAGGCGAAGGTGACGGATGGGACATTGAACGACCATGTATGTCAAGCATTATTACTTTTCAGGGTCGTTTGTATCTGATTGACGCCGGTCCTCAGATTTCTCACACACTGGCAGCGTTAGGAATAGATATTGATCAGGTGGATGGTATTTTTCACACTCATGCTCATGATGACCACTTTGCCGGTCTTACCACACTTATGCGTGCCGGACGACGCATTACGTACTTTGCTACGCCTTTGGTACGAGCTTCTGTGACAAAAAAACTTTGCGCCTTACTTGCTATAGATGAAAGAAAGTTCACTGACTTTTTTGAAATACGAGACCTTGCCTTTGACACGTGGACAGATATAGAGGGACTTGAGGTGATGCCAGTTTTCTCACCGCACCCAATAGAGACCAACATATTTATCTTCAGAACCTTATGGGGAAATGGATATAGAACCTATTGTCATTTTGCAGACATCGTTTCGCTGGATATTCTTAAAAATATGGTAACACAAAACTATAATGAGCCAGGTCTTGACATCCACTTTTTTGAATCCATCCGTAGTGCATATCTTACAAGAGCCGATCTGAAAAAGATTGATATTGGCGGAGGCATGATCCACGGGGATGCAAAGGACTTCAAAACAGACAAATCAACCCACATTTTGCTTGCTCATCGTGCCGGTGATTTAACACCTATAGAAAAGGAGATTGGTTCAAGCGCAGTATTTGGTACGTGTGACTTGCTGATATCAGGCACATCGCCATCAGATATGCATCGCCGCAACGCTTTCACCTATTTGCAGGCACATCTTCCCGGTGTGCCGCTACATCATATCAGAATGTTGGTAAACCATCCAATAAAAGATATAAACCCTGGCGCTATTATACTGAAAGAAGGTGAGACGCCTAAGGATGTACTGCTTCTCATTAGCGGACTAGTGGAAAAGATATGTACCCGCGACAATTTGTATGGCAGCCTTAGAAGCGGAGCGCTCATAGGCGACGGCGTTATAATAGACAACAGCCCCTCCCTAAGCACATACCGTGCCTCCTCTTTTGTGCGGGTGTTGAAACTTCCGGCTGGACCGGGTGGACTCTATGCCAAGGTTATAAAACGCAATGGGCTGCTGGAGCATGTGCAGAAAACTGCTAATATCCGTGCCTTTTTGGAAACAACAAAGCTGTTTGTCGACGGACTGCCTGCGGAGGTCTTTAACCGCATTATAGACAGTGTATCAGAGCGTGTTTACCTAAAGGGTGATATAATTTCAGATAAAGACCTTCAGATTGTTAATATTATTTGCTACGGGAGCGTTGAGCGAATAGCAGGCAGTAAGGTCTTAGATGTTTTAAAGGAACGTGACTTTTTTGGTGAGGAGGGCGCAATTTTAAACGTTCCATATCTATATAGTCTGCGAGTGATGGAGGATATGGCAGTTATCCAGATACCAGGCAAACTTCTAAAAAACGTACCAATCCTGTCCTGGAGGTTTCTTGAAAGTTATCAACAAAGGACAGAGCGTTTTGTATATGGCAATAAACATGAGGATGCTCTCAACTGGCATGATATTTTTTCCTTGAATGTGGCACAGATGGATATCCAACATATGCACTTTATAGAAATTGGTAACGCAATTATAGAACATCTGCAAAAAGATATTGACAGAGAATCTCTGAACAAGGTCTTTAAAGCTCTCGTAGATTACACTCACTATCATTTTGAAGATGAAGAGAATCTTATGTCTCTTTACCAGTACTCCGGCATAGAAACTCACCGCAAACACCACAAAGAACTGATTCGGAAAGTTACCGAATATATAGAGCTGGTACGTAACGGAGATGTACCCCAAAAGGCAGCTTTTATGTCATTTTTTGAATCCTGGGTAGTCAAACACCTGTTGGAGGAGGACCGCAAGTATGGCGAATTCCTTAATGCCAAAGGGATTTATTAG
- a CDS encoding type II secretion system protein — MTPLFRKSGFTLVEIVVAMFIAGVLCAATVKLWDVTGLLYFHSSLKQKAIFALNSQTERLTSLYRWCDLYSHITHSSDNISYRSGYVTTCNYDFFKTNAADFTQWEDVYYDSGNDYDAVYVDKNRNVVGKLYWTQQSVYDCGMCSTNGGTCSGSGDDFGTYSGFKTSEAVCLTINLDYPYRWDNNTLSIKEDSAMLPHRTIKVMTIVATKQ, encoded by the coding sequence ATGACGCCCTTGTTCCGTAAGTCAGGATTCACTCTGGTTGAGATAGTGGTTGCGATGTTTATAGCCGGAGTTCTTTGTGCAGCGACAGTTAAACTATGGGATGTTACAGGGCTGCTTTATTTTCATAGCAGCCTCAAACAAAAAGCAATTTTTGCGCTTAACTCTCAAACCGAACGCTTAACGTCTCTTTATAGATGGTGCGACTTATATTCTCACATCACCCACTCATCTGACAATATCTCCTATCGCAGCGGTTACGTAACAACATGTAATTATGACTTCTTTAAGACAAATGCCGCCGATTTCACCCAGTGGGAGGACGTCTATTATGATTCAGGTAATGACTATGATGCAGTCTATGTAGATAAGAATAGAAACGTGGTTGGGAAACTTTATTGGACGCAACAGAGTGTGTATGACTGCGGAATGTGCAGCACAAACGGCGGCACTTGCAGCGGCTCAGGGGATGACTTTGGTACATACTCAGGCTTTAAAACAAGCGAGGCCGTGTGTCTTACGATTAATTTAGACTATCCTTATAGATGGGATAACAATACGCTATCAATCAAAGAGGATAGCGCCATGCTGCCTCATCGCACAATTAAGGTTATGACCATTGTTGCAACCAAACAATAA
- a CDS encoding DUF3365 domain-containing protein, whose amino-acid sequence MENSLTPEKPEPVGSHNSSGAYSDFIENRAYWLLPVLLCLIITAISLKWYFFQIDTNFKALAIEDGRVIFQMVENARLWNARHGGVYVVITDETTPNPYLEVKDRDVVTTNGMKLTLVNPAYMTRQMSEVLMERNSIMFHITSLKPIRPQNSPDTWESAALRDFEGGITEKSEMFENSVFRYMAPLRVKDACLKCHQNQGYKVGDIRGGISVTVPVDVLYSTVKKQKIALSLLHIMVFLSISAMILLFMSKIRSQWLKLRHAKVEQDSVVELRTREIRETNEQLTIEINERRHTEEILSESETKYRSLIQSVQDGIISTDENGVIISFNRGAEAIFGYKEADLTGKHAAELIPSRLQDTYKRAVQMLQLLGDSYFAGKRLEFEGHRKDGTEFPCEVSIASWKIKEDRFYVAIVRDITERKHMENQISASLHEKEVLLREIHHRVKNNMQIITSLLNLQNRYLKDQKDIDIFTETKNRIKAMSLVHEKLYQSETLSKIDFNDYVRNLALGLFRSYGVSERKINLKVDVPSISFVIDTVISCGLVINELISNSIKYAFPDISINDSQPPEREIGISLHIPDDGTDSYKLLVWDNGVGIPQESELAEHKSLGLQLVHSIVENQLQGQVIVERKSGTKFILVFKENIYKQRL is encoded by the coding sequence ATGGAAAACTCTCTGACACCGGAAAAGCCTGAACCAGTCGGCAGTCATAATAGCTCTGGGGCGTACTCAGACTTTATAGAGAACAGGGCATACTGGCTGTTGCCTGTGCTGTTGTGTCTTATAATAACCGCAATATCGCTCAAATGGTACTTTTTTCAAATTGACACTAACTTCAAGGCACTGGCTATTGAAGACGGCAGAGTAATATTTCAGATGGTGGAAAACGCAAGGCTCTGGAATGCGCGTCATGGAGGCGTCTATGTGGTTATAACTGATGAGACAACACCAAATCCGTATCTTGAGGTAAAAGACAGAGACGTCGTAACCACAAACGGCATGAAACTCACTCTCGTAAACCCTGCATATATGACGCGCCAAATGTCAGAGGTTTTGATGGAACGTAACAGTATCATGTTCCACATAACCAGTTTAAAACCAATCCGTCCCCAAAACAGCCCCGATACCTGGGAAAGCGCTGCACTGAGGGACTTTGAAGGCGGTATTACCGAAAAGTCAGAGATGTTTGAAAACTCAGTGTTTCGGTACATGGCTCCTCTTAGAGTTAAAGATGCCTGTTTAAAATGCCATCAAAACCAGGGTTATAAAGTAGGCGACATTAGAGGCGGGATAAGTGTTACAGTCCCTGTTGATGTTCTTTACAGTACAGTAAAAAAACAGAAAATCGCTCTATCGCTTCTTCACATAATGGTGTTTTTATCAATAAGCGCTATGATACTTCTGTTTATGTCTAAAATTCGCTCCCAATGGCTTAAACTCAGACATGCAAAAGTAGAGCAGGACTCTGTGGTTGAATTAAGGACTCGTGAAATCAGGGAAACTAACGAACAGTTAACCATTGAGATTAACGAACGCAGACATACTGAGGAGATTCTAAGCGAGTCTGAAACTAAGTACCGCTCTCTCATTCAATCAGTACAAGACGGGATTATCTCAACCGATGAAAACGGTGTGATTATATCATTTAACCGCGGGGCTGAAGCAATATTTGGTTACAAAGAGGCAGACTTGACAGGCAAACATGCTGCTGAGCTGATTCCGTCAAGACTTCAGGATACATACAAGAGAGCAGTTCAGATGCTGCAACTACTTGGTGATTCTTACTTTGCCGGTAAGAGATTGGAATTTGAAGGACACAGAAAAGATGGTACCGAGTTTCCATGTGAGGTATCCATCGCCTCGTGGAAAATTAAAGAGGACAGGTTTTACGTTGCCATAGTCAGAGATATTACTGAGAGAAAACATATGGAAAATCAGATATCCGCTTCTTTGCATGAAAAAGAGGTGCTCCTTCGTGAAATTCACCATCGCGTTAAAAACAACATGCAAATAATAACAAGCCTGCTTAACCTTCAGAACCGATACCTTAAAGATCAAAAAGACATTGACATCTTTACCGAAACAAAAAACCGTATAAAAGCAATGTCTTTAGTACATGAGAAACTGTACCAGTCCGAAACCCTGTCTAAAATAGACTTTAATGACTATGTCAGAAATCTTGCTCTTGGGCTTTTCAGATCATACGGGGTCAGTGAGCGGAAAATCAACCTGAAAGTGGATGTCCCTTCGATATCATTTGTTATAGACACGGTCATATCCTGCGGACTTGTCATAAATGAGTTGATTTCAAACTCAATAAAGTATGCTTTTCCTGATATTTCTATCAATGATTCTCAGCCACCAGAAAGAGAAATCGGCATTTCTCTCCACATCCCAGACGATGGCACTGACAGTTATAAATTATTAGTTTGGGACAACGGAGTTGGAATCCCACAGGAGTCTGAGCTTGCAGAGCATAAATCACTCGGACTTCAATTAGTACACTCGATAGTGGAAAATCAACTACAGGGACAGGTTATAGTTGAGCGAAAAAGCGGCACAAAATTTATATTAGTTTTTAAGGAAAACATATACAAACAACGCTTGTAA
- a CDS encoding glycosyltransferase: MTETNRPEISVVMPAYNHEMYVADAIESVLLQSFKNFELIIVNDGSTDGTEDVIKKYNDPRIRYYYQENGGSHDAINKGISLSRGDFVAIINSDDVFYCNRLEVLLHRAKTEGLDFVVTAITLIDAESNVISDPAQPWVKWYEKLKNTYRSNKSSLRAILIGNYTISTSNFFIRRTLFDEIGTLTHLRYVLDYEFAIRAMRRDESKFRFLVDTELLFYRMHGKNTILSDTVSAHIEAYELVTETIKYIFGEEISPFLDHLKEMTYGIKSQRVGYEEYAARLLRERYVIRDSVSHRLGKFLTLRSFKEKKCLTVKDIESLKAGIESFISDVDLVSFNLCDTVFERFAEQSERVKSVVSERISKHLRDTCGIDATALEISTIRNNIESTHRQSSLNAGADYECSYRAIVQDMSRQILGRLDERLVNKIITFEIIAENETISLKNGIVPLFKWIQSKDKKIIAVSDMYLDKDILWEILGLKSLAGVFKCLYVSSEKGLSKISGNLFKHVLFSEKLLPERILHIGNHKKADYKVPISLGFKAIRFYDSKHQHT, translated from the coding sequence ATGACAGAGACAAACAGACCAGAAATAAGCGTGGTTATGCCGGCTTATAACCACGAAATGTATGTGGCGGATGCAATAGAAAGTGTGCTGCTGCAGAGCTTTAAAAACTTTGAGCTGATAATCGTAAATGACGGCTCTACAGACGGCACAGAGGATGTCATAAAAAAATACAACGACCCTCGTATCAGATACTATTATCAGGAAAACGGCGGCTCACATGATGCTATAAATAAGGGGATTTCACTTTCACGTGGCGATTTCGTGGCTATCATTAACTCTGACGACGTCTTTTATTGCAACCGCCTTGAGGTTTTGCTTCACAGAGCAAAAACAGAAGGACTTGATTTTGTGGTCACTGCCATCACTTTGATTGATGCTGAGTCAAACGTAATATCAGACCCGGCTCAACCATGGGTCAAGTGGTACGAAAAACTAAAAAACACCTATCGAAGCAATAAATCCTCGCTTAGAGCCATCTTAATAGGCAATTACACCATAAGCACATCTAATTTTTTTATACGACGGACTCTTTTTGACGAAATAGGCACGCTCACTCATCTTAGGTACGTACTTGATTACGAATTTGCCATAAGAGCAATGAGGCGGGATGAGAGTAAATTTCGTTTTCTTGTTGACACTGAACTCCTGTTTTACAGAATGCACGGGAAAAACACAATTCTTTCTGATACTGTAAGCGCACATATTGAGGCTTATGAGCTTGTTACGGAGACTATTAAGTATATTTTTGGGGAGGAAATATCACCATTTTTAGACCATCTTAAGGAAATGACTTACGGTATTAAGTCCCAGCGTGTTGGATATGAAGAGTATGCGGCACGGCTGCTTAGAGAGCGATATGTAATAAGAGATTCAGTTAGCCACAGGCTCGGTAAATTTCTCACTCTGCGCTCCTTTAAGGAGAAAAAGTGCTTGACGGTAAAAGATATAGAATCTCTGAAAGCCGGGATAGAATCATTCATCTCAGACGTTGACCTTGTCTCCTTTAATCTGTGTGATACAGTTTTTGAAAGATTTGCAGAACAATCGGAGCGTGTTAAATCCGTTGTATCGGAGCGAATTTCAAAACATCTAAGAGACACCTGCGGTATAGATGCAACAGCTCTGGAAATCTCCACTATCAGAAACAATATAGAGTCAACTCACAGACAATCCTCTCTAAATGCCGGTGCAGATTATGAGTGTTCCTACAGAGCAATTGTGCAGGATATGTCAAGGCAAATTCTTGGCAGACTTGATGAGAGGCTGGTTAACAAAATAATAACCTTTGAAATCATAGCTGAAAATGAGACGATTTCCTTAAAAAACGGCATAGTACCTTTGTTTAAATGGATACAGTCTAAGGATAAAAAAATTATAGCCGTCTCTGACATGTATCTTGACAAGGATATATTGTGGGAGATTCTGGGGTTGAAATCATTAGCCGGAGTTTTTAAATGTTTGTACGTGTCATCTGAAAAGGGTTTGAGTAAGATTTCTGGCAACCTGTTTAAACATGTATTGTTTTCAGAAAAACTCTTACCTGAGAGAATTCTGCATATAGGAAACCATAAAAAGGCCGATTATAAAGTGCCGATAAGTCTTGGGTTTAAGGCTATACGTTTTTACGATTCAAAACACCAACACACATAA
- a CDS encoding 1-phosphofructokinase family hexose kinase produces the protein MIITVTLNPAVDKILRISNFQTGTMNRAVVLKKYAGGKGINVSRALKSLSKDSLSLTILGGGAGKQIRDMASEEGLSLRYVKIAENSRTCMSIISETSETVINETGPAVTASEVADFKSLFTETVSAGDMIVISGSAAIGFGEDIFCDLILMARQQQATVILDTSGEPLKKALTASPHVIKINRDELMAISGKSPPSDDRILKELGKINKKGVFISIATDGDRAIHAASEGKLYTVMPPEVKAVNALGCGDSFTAGLALSLSEGKTTEEALISGACAGSASSMELGAGFLDKDKVDEFIGHITNPSEKKPGT, from the coding sequence ATGATTATAACGGTAACTCTTAATCCGGCAGTTGATAAGATACTGAGAATCTCAAACTTTCAGACAGGCACAATGAATCGGGCAGTAGTGCTTAAAAAGTATGCCGGCGGTAAGGGCATAAATGTATCAAGGGCTTTAAAATCACTCAGTAAAGATTCTCTCTCACTAACTATCCTTGGCGGAGGCGCTGGGAAACAAATCCGCGACATGGCATCTGAGGAGGGCTTAAGTCTCAGATACGTTAAGATTGCAGAAAATTCGCGCACATGTATGTCCATTATAAGCGAAACGTCAGAGACTGTTATAAACGAGACAGGCCCCGCAGTAACAGCATCTGAGGTTGCCGATTTTAAATCTCTATTTACAGAAACTGTCAGTGCCGGCGATATGATAGTCATAAGCGGTTCTGCAGCTATCGGCTTTGGCGAGGACATATTCTGTGATTTGATTCTTATGGCCAGACAACAGCAAGCCACAGTGATACTGGATACAAGCGGAGAACCTCTTAAGAAAGCACTGACCGCCTCACCGCATGTGATAAAAATAAACAGGGATGAACTTATGGCGATTTCTGGAAAGAGCCCTCCATCTGACGACAGAATACTGAAAGAACTTGGCAAAATAAACAAAAAGGGCGTGTTTATAAGCATAGCTACAGACGGTGACAGGGCAATACATGCAGCCTCTGAGGGGAAGCTTTATACGGTTATGCCGCCTGAGGTAAAAGCCGTAAATGCTCTGGGTTGCGGCGACAGTTTTACTGCAGGGCTTGCACTTTCCTTAAGTGAAGGTAAGACTACAGAAGAGGCTCTAATTTCAGGAGCTTGTGCTGGGTCTGCAAGCTCTATGGAGCTTGGCGCAGGTTTTCTTGATAAAGATAAAGTGGATGAGTTTATTGGTCATATCACTAATCCTTCGGAAAAAAAGCCCGGCACTTAG
- a CDS encoding response regulator transcription factor — protein MRVLIIEDDKILCESLVEYLKTKDIMADYPPDEREYFNYLNNYTYDVIILDLVLRYLKGEDILRQIRAKGISTPILILTSKENISDKETCFRYGADDYLTKPFNLRELVLRIKSLSNRSHIHSLIKIDNITVDIDAQVIYKDGAEVNFSKIAWNLFYLLLKHRGEIVYNDTIMGYVWGDKPSSDEIIRTYVKMLRKILPPNAISTYKGRGYKLNL, from the coding sequence ATGAGAGTATTAATTATAGAAGACGATAAGATACTGTGTGAGAGTTTGGTGGAATATCTAAAGACAAAGGATATTATGGCTGATTACCCTCCTGATGAAAGGGAGTATTTTAATTATCTGAATAATTATACGTATGATGTGATAATACTTGACCTGGTACTTCGGTATCTTAAAGGCGAGGACATTCTCAGACAGATACGAGCAAAGGGAATCAGCACACCTATACTTATTCTTACCTCCAAAGAAAACATATCTGATAAGGAGACCTGTTTTAGATATGGCGCTGACGATTACCTTACAAAACCGTTTAATTTGCGAGAGCTGGTTTTAAGAATCAAATCCCTGTCAAACAGATCTCACATTCACAGCCTTATAAAAATAGACAATATCACGGTGGATATTGACGCTCAGGTGATTTATAAGGACGGAGCTGAGGTAAATTTTTCAAAAATAGCGTGGAATCTTTTTTATCTGCTGCTTAAGCATCGCGGCGAGATTGTTTACAACGATACAATTATGGGCTACGTGTGGGGCGATAAACCCTCAAGTGATGAGATAATACGAACCTATGTAAAAATGCTTAGAAAAATTCTGCCTCCTAATGCTATCTCCACTTATAAAGGCAGAGGGTATAAACTTAACTTATAA
- the priA gene encoding primosomal protein N' yields MRVIDVIFALNLQPLTYLCPDEFSEKAVPGMLVTAPLRNKTKTGIILGDSTYKSESVGKTLKSIISLEGESPILTPSHLKLIEWVSSYYFSNAGLVLASVLPDELFHKSTKKRKSKPTKHLYRALTIRDTELSEALKVVKQNSYTCVLIKMPDFLYELSYAVRLLSEVSSAIVLCPGKADSEILANMVSDTGATGNVTINSGLTSAQKRDTYHELIDGTASKVIGTMPAVLCPIKKPSLIIVLEEQSPHYKQLSSPRYNARDAAIMRAYMENIPVILMSKTPSATSYYNASTGKYKYLEIKSYAHPQAVSVVQTRQTLSDRVISTIKTALKKQHKILIFINRRGHSIVVCAECGLIDECPKCKSPLGLHNKKTMLCHRCKHEGKIKEICPRCKGVDLRQAGAGTQKIEEFLLKNTEAQPLRVDSDCAKTPKELEKLLAAATKATIVVGTRIILKRLFFRGHFDLIVVANPDVYFSFPDYMASERLYQDVSALSEMIPTAGRLIIQTSIADKDIYRFLRHSDYDGFIKSEINKRKQLHYPPYGRLAKIDIHFNGVAPPAALFLSDEAEVLGPIDKAVVKEGYKHSVEALIKAKDSGSVSRILSKIILNKNITVDIDVDPVTA; encoded by the coding sequence GTGAGGGTAATAGATGTCATATTTGCGCTTAATCTTCAACCGTTAACATATCTTTGCCCTGATGAGTTTAGTGAAAAGGCAGTGCCAGGGATGCTTGTTACAGCGCCGCTTCGTAATAAAACCAAAACAGGAATAATTCTCGGCGATTCTACCTATAAAAGCGAAAGTGTAGGAAAAACCCTTAAATCTATAATCAGCCTTGAAGGCGAAAGCCCAATACTTACCCCCTCTCACTTAAAACTTATAGAATGGGTCAGTAGTTATTATTTTTCAAATGCAGGACTTGTCCTTGCCTCCGTGCTGCCGGATGAGTTATTCCATAAATCGACAAAGAAGCGCAAAAGCAAACCAACGAAACACCTCTACAGAGCGCTAACTATACGTGACACTGAGTTATCTGAAGCGCTTAAGGTGGTTAAACAAAACAGCTATACCTGTGTATTAATAAAAATGCCGGATTTTTTATATGAACTTTCATATGCCGTAAGGCTATTAAGTGAGGTCTCCTCTGCCATTGTCTTATGCCCGGGAAAGGCTGATTCTGAAATACTTGCCAACATGGTAAGCGATACCGGAGCCACAGGCAATGTCACCATTAACAGCGGGCTAACCTCTGCACAAAAACGTGATACATATCATGAGCTCATTGACGGTACTGCCTCAAAAGTTATCGGCACAATGCCGGCCGTGCTCTGTCCGATAAAAAAACCGTCTCTGATTATTGTGCTTGAAGAACAAAGTCCACACTACAAGCAGCTTTCAAGTCCCCGTTATAATGCAAGAGATGCTGCAATCATGCGAGCGTATATGGAAAACATCCCGGTTATTCTTATGTCTAAGACCCCGTCAGCAACGTCTTATTATAATGCCTCTACAGGAAAATACAAATACCTTGAGATTAAAAGCTATGCACACCCACAAGCAGTGTCTGTGGTGCAAACACGTCAGACACTTTCAGACAGAGTCATATCTACAATAAAAACTGCTCTAAAAAAACAGCACAAAATCCTGATTTTTATAAACAGGCGTGGACACTCCATCGTTGTTTGCGCCGAATGCGGTCTCATAGATGAGTGTCCAAAATGCAAGTCCCCGCTGGGTTTGCATAACAAAAAAACCATGCTCTGTCACAGGTGTAAGCATGAGGGCAAAATCAAAGAAATTTGTCCGCGATGTAAGGGTGTTGATTTAAGACAAGCCGGTGCCGGCACTCAGAAAATAGAAGAGTTTCTCCTTAAAAACACAGAGGCGCAGCCGCTGAGGGTGGACTCCGATTGTGCAAAAACTCCCAAAGAACTTGAAAAACTCTTAGCTGCCGCAACAAAAGCCACGATAGTTGTAGGCACAAGAATAATACTTAAACGGCTTTTTTTCAGAGGCCACTTTGACCTCATAGTAGTTGCAAACCCTGACGTGTATTTCAGTTTTCCCGACTACATGGCCTCAGAGCGCCTGTATCAAGATGTTTCCGCTCTATCGGAAATGATTCCAACCGCAGGGCGCTTAATCATTCAAACCTCTATAGCTGATAAGGATATTTACCGATTTCTGAGACACAGCGACTATGATGGTTTTATTAAATCTGAAATAAATAAAAGAAAACAGCTTCATTATCCCCCCTATGGCAGGCTGGCTAAGATTGACATTCACTTTAACGGCGTGGCGCCTCCAGCCGCCCTGTTTCTCTCTGATGAGGCGGAGGTGCTTGGCCCAATTGATAAGGCTGTTGTCAAAGAGGGTTATAAACACAGCGTTGAGGCTCTGATAAAGGCTAAAGACAGCGGCTCCGTAAGCAGAATACTCAGCAAAATCATACTTAACAAAAACATTACTGTCGATATTGATGTTGACCCTGTTACTGCCTGA